A part of Fusarium oxysporum Fo47 chromosome III, complete sequence genomic DNA contains:
- a CDS encoding Alpha/Beta hydrolase protein encodes MEWLGHAELNFTHAPSPRKVQEKDGNVTDLLSICEKATPPCRLNPLLFNGHLQTMWTATKPAGPKIYYKRKIFDADHKIYHGTFAVDFAVEPFEAPEDPSLSRRTAYFTPEEFEHIGSDDHKPMLVVLHGLSGGSHEIYLRHTIAPLIGEGGWEVCVVNSRGCARSKITSGVLYNARATWDIRQTIKWLQKTFPNRPLFGLGFSLGANMLTNYCGEEGPNCVLKGAVVCSNPFNLEVSSKILQNSYIGKEVYLRVMGSALKELAATHRTELEKYSKIDVEAVMNITYLYEFDRLIQCPSWGYPTESAYYRDASSVDSILSIEIPFLAVHSTDDPIAVKEAIPYEEFKQNPNTVLLTSSLGGHLCWFETSGDRWFTKPVANFLNHLAFKTDLNDLRPLVNPNNNDHLADGHGYIPMRRKLVIVED; translated from the exons ATGGAGTGGCTTGGACACGCAGAACTCAACTTCACTCATGCGCCTTCACCACGAAAGGTGCAAGAGAAAGATGGCAATGTCACCGATCTCTTATCCATCTGCGAAAAGGCAACACCGCCATGCCGACTGAACCCACTGCTCTTCAATGGCCACCTGCAGACGATGTGGACAGCGACCAAGCCTGCTGGACCCAAGATTTACTATAAGCGCAAGATTTTTGACGCTGACCACAAGATCTACCATGGAACGTTCGCTGTGGACTTTGCTGTTGAGCCTTTTGAGGCCCCTGAGGACCCTTCATTGTCTCGACGAACAGCATACTTCACCCCGGAAGAGTTTGAGCATATCGGGTCAGACGACCACAAGCCCATGCTTGTTGTTCTGCATGGTCTTTCAGGTGGTTCTCACGAGATCTACCTTCGACATACTATTGCGCCATTGATTGGCGAGGGCGGCTGGGAAGTCTGCGTTGTTAACTCGCGAGGTTGTGCGCGCAGCAAGATCACCAGTGGTGTCTTGTACAACGCTCGAGCGACATGGGATATTCGTCAG ACAATAAAATGGTTACAGAAAACTTTCCCTAACCGACCTTTGTTCGGCCTAGGGTTCTCTCTCGGAGCGAACATGCTCACAAACtat TGTGGCGAGGAGGGTCCCAACTGTGTCCTCAAAGGAGCAGTTGTATGCAGCAACCCATTCAATCTAGAAGTTTCCAGCAAGATCCTACAGAACAGCTACATCGGCAAAGAAGTTTATCTTCGAGTCATGGGGA GTGCTTTGAAGGAACTCGCTGCCACACATAGAACTGAGTTGGAAAAGTACAGCAAAATCGATGTCGAGGCCGTGATGAACATCACGTATCTCTATGAGTTTGATCGCCTCATCCA ATGTCCTTCTTGGGGGTATCCGACGGAGAGTGCATACTACCGCGATGCTTCATCGGTGGATTCCATTCTTTCCATTGAGATTCCTTTCCTGGCTGTCCACTCAACTGATGATCCG ATTGCTGTTAAGGAAGCTATTCCCTATGAAGAATTCAAACAGAATCCCAACACTGTCCTTCTCACCTCTAGCCTGGGAGGACATCTGTGCTGGTTTGAAACCTCGGGCGATCGTTGGTTTACAAAACCT GTTGCCAACTTCTTAAATCATCTTGCTTTCAAGACTGATCTCAATGATCTCAGGCCTCTCGTCAACCCCAACAACAATGATCATTTAGCCGACGGACATGGCTACATCCCCATGCGACGCAAGCTGGTCATTGTGGAAGACTAA
- a CDS encoding uncharacterized protein (expressed protein): MDVMFHALAKAASLLFTGADDVGACRQSYLGTIWIPYSSTRDYGFVYTIGFRNLAGQDRLGRLLWPLEVVIYFVYILYFFLSLNYPLMIDR; encoded by the coding sequence ATGGATGTTATGTTCCATGCGCTGGCTAAAGCTGCATCTTTGCTGTTCACAGGAGCTGACGATGTGGGAGCATGTCGCCAGTCCTACCTAGGTACTATCTGGATTCCTTACAGTTCTACTAGGGACTATGGCTTTGTCTACACAATAGGGTTCAGAAACTTGGCTGGGCAAGATCGATTAGGCCGGCTGCTATGGCCGTTGGAGGTTGTCATTTATTTCGTCTACATATTGtatttcttcctctcatTGAACTACCCTCTCATGATTGATAGGTAA
- a CDS encoding WD40-repeat-containing domain protein, with amino-acid sequence MAPAQSAERDVDIEMTHEDDDDQGERMINEEYKTWKKNSPFLYDMILGTALTWPTLTVQWFPDVKEPEGKNYSVHRLLLGTHTSDESPNFLQIANVQIPKAVAPNPKDYDEERGEIGGYGKPGDVAAIKCEIVQKIEHPGEVNKARYQPQNPDIIATLCVDGKILIFDRTKHPLQPTSLGKVNAQIELVGHKAEGFGLNWNPHEEGCLASGSEDTTMCLWDLKTLKGDSRILNPSRKYTHHTQIVNDVQYHPISKNFIGSVSDDQTLQIVDVRHSETAKAAVVAKRGHLDAINALAFNPNSEVLVATASADKTIGIWDLRNVKEKVHTLEGHNDAVTSLAWHPTEAGILGSASYDRRIIFWDLSRVGEEVLPDDQDDGPPELLFMHGGHTNHLADFSWNLNEPWLVASAAEDNLLQIWKVAESIVGKDDGDLPVDELDR; translated from the exons ATGGCACCTGCTCAATCCGCAGAGCGCGATGTTGACA TCGAGATGACTcacgaagatgatgatgatcagGGCGAGCGCATGATTAATGAAG AGTACAAGACATGGAAGAAAAACAGCCCGTTCTTGTATGACATGATTCTCGG AACGGCTCTGACTTGGCCGACTCTTACAGTCCAATGGTTTCCCGACGTCAAGGAGCCAGAGGGCAAGAATTACTCAGTTCACCGCCTCCTGCTTGGCACTCACACTTCAGATGAGAGCCCCAACTTTCTTCAGATTGCCAATGTTCAGATTCCAAAGGCTGTAGCGCCCAATCCCAAGGACTATGATGAGGAGCGAGGCGAGATTGGTGGCTACGGCAAGCCTGGTGATGTCGCTGCTATCAAGTGTGAGATTGTTCAGAAGATCGAGCACCCCGGAGAAGTTAACAAGGCTCGATATCAGCCTCAGAACCCTGACATCATCGCCACTCTTTGTGTGGATGGcaagatcctcatcttcgACCGAACAAAGCACCCTCTCCAGCCCACTTCCCTTGGAAAGGTCAACGCTCAGATCGAGCTTGTTGGACACAAGGCCGAAGGTTTCGGCCTGAACTGGAACCCTCATGAGGAGGGGTGCTTAGCGTCTGGTAGCGAGGATACCACAATGTGTCTTTG GGACTTGAAGACCCTTAAGGGTGATTCGAGGATCCTCAATCCTTCTCGCAAGTACACTCATCACACCCAGATCGTCAACGACGTTCAGTATCATCCAATCTCAAAGAACTTCATCGGTTCTGTGTCCGACGATCAGACTCTCCAAATTGTTGACGTACGTCACAGCGAGACCGCCAAGGCAGCAGTTGTTGCTAAGCGCGGCCATCTCGATGCGATCAATGCTCTGGCGTTCAACCCCAACTCGGAAGTGCTCGTGGCCACTGCCTCAGCCGACAAGACGATCGGCATCTGGGACCTCAGAAatgtcaaggagaaggtcCACACTTTGGAAGGTCACAACGATGCTGTTACATCCCTAGCCTGGCACCCGACTGAGGCTGGTATCCTGGGAAGTGCCAGCTATGATCGAAGAATCATCTTTTGGGATCTTTCGCGGGTTGGCGAGGAGGTATTGCCCGACGACCAGGATGATGGTCCCCCTGAATT ACTCTTCATGCACGGCGGTCATACAAACCATTTGGCTGACTTCAGCTGGAATCTCAACGAGCCTTGGCTTGTAGCAAGCGCTGCGGAAGACAATCTGCTGCAGATCTGGAAGGTAGCTGAGTCCATTGTCGGTAAGGACGACGGCGACTTGCCTGTCGATGAGCTCGACCGATAG
- a CDS encoding XRN 5'-3' exonuclease N-terminus-domain-containing protein, producing MNGIIHNCTHKDAGEDVSFRLSEEEMFIRIFNYIEHLFGKIKPKQLFFMAIDGVAPRAKMNQQRSRRFRTALDAEKAREKAIKEGVEIPKEEPFDSNCITPGTEFMAKLSQQLRYFVNKKVSEDTDWQGCEIVLSGHEVPGEGEHKIMEYIRNAKAQPNYNQNVRHCLYGLDADLIMLGLLSHDPHFCLLREEVTFGRASKTKSKELEHQNFYLLHLCIVREYLEMEFQELQEDGALSFPFDLERVIDDFILMAFFVGNDFLPNLPSLHINEGALAKMFRIYKSILPKCDGYMNENGVINMERLQRLLGELSKTEIDAFENDVSDEKWFASKQMEKKLENKNAEAKAPKGGQLVITSAQRDLWKQKIRPYISKRSEQPLDLGTSLKAADRKFVQDLADSMHLQWSTKEDDEGHRHLIVSFPPKVKDDADDDEEDDDDDEEGNLAAYRVMKTYDKALVIDLTPEDAQKHYEKLYQDKYQGWKTKYYLQKFEEWAPDNYDKELTALCENYVQGLQWVLYYYYQGIASWPWFYGYHYAPLISDVVKGVGADLNFKKGQPFLPYEQLMGVLPDRSKKIVPKVYHDLMTNPDSPIIDFYPRDFELDMNGKKMDWEAVIKIPFIDEKRLLAAMAPKNELLEPDEKARNGFGVPLKFTYSPEVDFVYPSPLPGVFPEIQNCRCIENIFDLPDMEGLEYLSGLTNGALLSVDALAGFPSLHTLPYTAQLVEGYGVNVFQADSRNPSICVTLTETENRTKIETWKAKIGHRCFVGYPFLQEAKVIKVQDELFSYEMAENGKDIVTKDHNNREAADWAKEADYLENWHAKRLAITIGQVECLVYVHMLKGLIRTEEGALIKEYAENPSLRSTYAAQTIVDEVVNEDERFIEKEALPIEEEFPRGTRAFFLGEYAYGRPLEVAAHANNKAEIVVSMLKNKEPDFAKQIIHQAERSNPYTPSFAVAKQLGIHPLVLSKITSSYQIINSAGLRLNLGLNLKFEGRKLKVLGYSRKSHTGWEFSGMAIKLIADYMVAFPDFFAAIQREPQKSEVLETDLWNDPSVASQRVKEIVAWLKKQETSKFERVPLEAEQLDSEVVKALANVGEQIHAASQDIDIKKLRGVPRSALLKPSDAEMVLGSQNFALGDRVTYVSAAGKVPIATRGTVAGISRTATALLLDVVWDTSFMSGTTLNERAPMFRGQTVASSSVLNTTNKQVISTTSKSQQRRPVIAAQGGYANVGVTQYKDAPAPGPLRGGWRGALNGSNSPGRNSPGRGRGNGARGGAPNLMHSTLVYRNGPPDGATQGQDANGHGTRGRGGRGRARGTHHSSPGPDGHRGVEPPQEQRYGNVPPPASLDSPRGRGRGRGRGGRGRGGASRGRGNGGAAADGTQG from the exons ATGAATGGTATCATCCATAACTGTACCCATAAGGATGCGGGCGAGGATGTATCATTCCGTCTTAGCGAGGAGGAAATGTTCATTCGCATATTCAACTACATTGAGCATTTGTTTGGAAAGATTAAGCCCAAACAACTCTTCTTCATGGCTATTGATGGTGTTGCGCCACGAGCCAAGATGAACCAGCAACGTTCTCGACGTTTTAGGACTGCCCTAGATGCTGAGAAGGCCCGTGAAAAGGCCATCAAGGAAGGTGTTGAGATTCCCAAAGAGGAACCGTTCGACAGCAACTGCATCACCCCTG GAACGGAGTTCATGGCAAAATTATCCCAGCAATTAAGGTATtttgtcaacaagaaggtGTCCGAGGACACAGATTGGCAGGGTTGTGAAATTGTGCTATCCGGCCACGAAGTTCCTGGCGAGGGAGAGCACAAGATCATGGAATATATTCGAAATGCTAAAGCTCAGCCGAACTACAACCAAAACGTCAGGCACTGTCTTTATGGTCTTGATGCTGATCTGATCATGCTCGGTCTGCTCAGCCATGACCCTCATTTCTGTCTTCTCCGAGAAGAGGTTACATTTGGACGGGCGTCAAAGACCAAGTCCAAAGAACTCGAGCACCAGAACTTCTATCTGCTTCATCTTTGCATAGTGAGGGAGTATTTGGAGATGGAATTTCAGGAGCTTCAAGAGGACGGGGCCCTGAGTTTTCCCTTTGATCTGGAAAGAGTCATTGATGACTTTATTTTGATGGCGTTCTTCGTGGGAAACGATTTCTTGCCCAACTTACCCAGTTTGCACATTAATGAAGGTGCTTTGGCGAAAATGTTTAGAATCTACAAATCTATCCTCCCAAAATGCGATGGATACATGAACGAGAATGGAGTTATCAATATGGAGCGACTACAGCGCCTCCTCGGCGAACTTTCCAAGACCGAAATCGATGCATTCGAGAACGACGTATCCGATGAAAAATGGTTCGCGTCGAAACAGATGGAAAAGAAACTCGAAAACAAAAACGCCGAAGCGAAAGCGCCCAAAGGGGGTCAGCTGGTGATCACCTCAGCGCAGCGCGATTTATGGAAACAAAAGATTCGACCCTACATTTCGAAACGCTCCGAACAACCTTTGGACCTCGGTACAAgtctcaaggctgctgatCGTAAGTTTGTTCAGGATTTGGCTGATTCAATGCACCTCCAGTGGTCCACTAAGGAGGACGATGAGGGGCACCGTCATCTGATTGTATCTTTCCCCCCGaaggtcaaggatgatgccgacgacgacgaagaggatgacgatgacgatgaggagggcAATCTAGCTGCCTACCGGGTAATGAAGACGTACGACAAGGCATTGGTGATCGACTTGACTCCCGAAGATGCTCAGAAGCATTACGAGAAGCTCTACCAAGACAAGTACCAGGGTTGGAAGACAAAATACTATCTCCAGAAGTTTGAAGAGTGGGCACCTGACAATTACGACAAGGAGCTTACAGCGCTTTGTGAGAACTACGTCCAGGGTCTTCAGTGGGTCTTGTACTACTACTATCAAGGAATTGCATCATGGCCTTGGTTCTACGGGTACCATTATGCACCTCTTATCTCAG ATGTCGTCAAGGGTGTTGGTGCGGacctcaacttcaaaaaAGGCCAACCTTTTTTGCCGTACGAACAACTCATGGGTGTGTTGCCGGACCGGAGTAAGAAGATCGTCCCTAAGGTTTACCACGACCTGATGACGAATCCTGATTCTCCAATCATTGACTTCTATCCACGAGACTTCGAGCTGGACATGAATGGCAAGAAAATGGACTGGGAAGCAGTTATCAAGATTCCCTTCATCGACGAAAAGCGCTTATTGGCCGCGATGGCCCCCAAAAATGAGTTGCTGGAACCTGATGAGAAGGCTCGCAACGGGTTTGGCGTTCCTCTGAAGTTCACATATTCCCCTGAAGTCGATTTTGTGTATCCTTCACCACTACCTGGTGTTTTCCCTGAGATCCAGAACTGTCGCTGTATTGAGAATATCTTCGACCTTCCGGACATGGAGGGACTTGAATACTTGTCAGGCTTGACTAACGGTGCTTTGCTAAGCGTCGATGCACTGGCCGGCTTCCCTTCGCTGCACACCCTTCCGTATACCGCCCAACTCGTTGAAGGGTACGGTGTTAATGTATTCCAGGCTGACAGCAGAAACCCAAGCATCTGTGTCACACTGACTGAAACCGAGAATCGTACCAAGATAGAAACTTGGAAGGCCAAAATAGGCCATCGATGCTTCGTTGGATACCCATTCCTTCAGGAAGCCAAAGTCATCAAGGTGCAAGACGAACTTTTCAGCTACGAAATGGCCGAAAACGGCAAAGACATTGTGACAAAGGACCACAATAACAGGGAGGCTGCCGATTGGGCCAAGGAAGCTGATTACCTGGAGAACTGGCATGCCAAACGCTTAGCAATCACCATCGGACAGGTTGAGTGTTTGGTATATGTCCATATGCTGAAGGGCCTCATTCGTACGGAGGAGGGTGCCCTGATTAAAGAGTATGCCGAGAATCCCAGCCTGAGAAGCACCTATGCTGCGCAAACCATTGTTGACGAGGTCGTTAACGAAGATGAGCGCTTCATTGAAAAAGAGGCGTTGCCAATCGAGGAAGAATTCCCTCGGGGTACTCGTGCATTCTTCCTGGGCGAGTACGCATACGGACGTCCCCTTGAAGTCGCTGCCCACGCCAATAACAAGGCTGAGATCGTTGTTTCGATGCTGAAGAATAAGGAACCGGACTTTGCGAAGCAAATTATCCACCAAGCAGAACGCTCCAACCCCTACACCCCTTCTTTTGCTGTTGCCAAGCAGTTGGGAATCCATCCTCTTGTCCTAAGCAAGATTACGTCTTCGTATCAAATTATCAATTCTGCTGGACTTCGACTGAATTTGGGACTGAATTTGAAATTTGAAGGACGAAAACTCAAGGTTTTGGGGTACTCAAGGAAGTCTCACACGGGTTGGGAATTCAGTGGCATGGCAATCAAGTTGATTGCTGACTACATGGTTGCCTTCCCCGATTTCTTTGCTGCCATCCAGAGGGAACCTCAGAAGAGCGAGGTTCTCGAAACAGATCTTTGGAATGACCCCAGTGTTGCTTCGCAGAGAGTTAAGGAGATTGTGGCCTGGCTCAAGAAGCAGGAGACCAGCAAGTTCGAGCGTGTTCCTTTAGAAGCTGAGCAACTCGACTCCGAGGTTGTCAAGGCCCTGGCTAATGTCGGAGAACAAATTCatgctgcttctcaagataTTGATATCAAGAAACTGCGTGGCGTTCCTCGTTCAGCGCTTCTCAAGCCGTCAGATGCTGAGATGGTGCTCGGCAGCCAGAACTTTGCCCTGGGAGATCGGGTAACTTACGTCTCTGCCGCTGGAAAAGTTCCTATCGCGACTCGTGGAACTGTTGCTGGTATCAGCCGCACAGCTACCGCTCTGCTTTTAGATGTTGTCTGGGACACATCGTTCATGAGTGGCACCACGCTTAATGAGAGAGCTCCAATGTTCCGCGGACAGACTGTGGCATCTTCTTCGGTCCTGAATACCACGAACAAACAAGTAATCTCAACCACAAGCAAGTCACAACAGCGACGACCAGTCATTGCCGCCCAAGGTGGATATGCGAATGTTGGCGTCACTCAGTATAAGGATGCTCCAGCACCTGGTCCGCTTCGCGGTGGGTGGCGCGGAGCCTTGAATGGCTCCAACTCACCAGGACGCAACTCCCCtggacgaggacgaggcaATGGCGCTCGTGGAGGTGCCCCTAACCTCATGCACAGCACCTTGGTTTACCGAAATGGCCCTCCCGACGGCGCGACTCAAGGCCAGGACGCTAATGGGCACGGAACTCGAGGTAGAGGAGGTCGTGGTCGCGCACGCGGTACACATCATAGTTCTCCAGGTCCTGATGGGCACCGGGGGGTCGAGCCTCCGCAGGAACAGAGATATGGCAATGTTCCACCACCAGCCAGCCTTGACTCACCTCGAGGCAGGGGCCGTGGACGTGGACGTGGTGGAAGAGGGCGAGGCGGGGCCAGCCGCGGACGAGGCAACGGAggagctgctgctgatggaACCCAAGGCTAG
- a CDS encoding signal peptidase subunit-domain-containing protein produces the protein MYNSLTRIQNTFGFFTTVAFVVAAFIAASDLLAPRAPDAGIFQKTNAQVVKGRPHYYSSKKEEYAIIRFNLDADLRSLFTWNTKQVFVYVTAEWPGPNNSTNEAVIWDKIITNPSADHLQNIGPVAMKKLKRSAEGKSIDPERGFIGLKNQKPKYQITHPSGKVAEIDDVKLKLHYNVQPWVGFLTWDQSRDIGHWRALKWGESPKFQLPALKTKKKDAPKKSY, from the exons ATGTACAATTCTCTTACTCGTATTCAGAACACCTTTGGTTTCTTTACCACTGTCGCATTTGTGGTCGCAGCTTTTATCGCTGCGTCCGACCTCTTGGCTCCACGGGCGCCCGACGCTGGCATATTCCAGAAGACAAACGCTCAAGT TGTGAAGGGCCGACCGCACTACTACAGCTCTAAGAAGGAGGAATACGCCATCATTCGATTCAACCTCGATGCTGACTTGAGGAGCCTCTTTACATGGAATACCAAGCAGGTTTTTGTCTATGTCACTGCCGAGTGGCCTGGCCCCAACAATTCGACCAATGAGGCTGTCATCTGGGATAAAATTATCACCAACCCCAGCGCCGACCATCTCCAGAACATTGGACCCGTtgcgatgaagaagctcaagcgTAGCGCTGAGGGCAAGTCCATCGACCCTGAACG TGGCTTTATCGGTCTCAAGAATCAGAAGCCAAAGTATCAGATCACCCACCCCAGTGGAAAGGTCGCCGAGATAGATGATGTGAAGCTCAAGCTACATTACAACGTTCAACCGTGGGTCGGTTTTCTAACTTGGGATCAGTCCCGGGATATCGGTCACTGGAGGGCTTTGAAATGGGGAGAGTCGCCCAAGTTCCAACTTCCTGCTCTCAAGACTAAGAAGAAAGATGCTCCCAAGAAGAGCTACTAA
- a CDS encoding WD40-repeat-containing domain protein, with amino-acid sequence MSSFFTVPGAQKKRKRTETSEQPKKRVAPSKSAGKTNSKNAGPTKKRVERDDESISGSDSDDDESYDSASVASDVEMEGNESDDEEGETAAERRLRLAERYLENVKEHVDEAGFDAADIDRDLIAERLQEDVAEGKGRVYRQLASELGFDNASRTFFRSNTNTVTAIAICAPYIYTTTKDLYLQKWKTQDLPQHQYPQTTKRKPKKPPAPPRKRPELEAWLKGNTTKSKDKDYQRHTDRILAVAASPDGKYVATGGADRKLIIYDAHALKPIKVFTHHRDAVTGLVFRRGTNQLYSCSKDRTVKVWSLDEMAYVETLFGHQDEILDVDALAQERCVSVGARDRTARLWKVAEETQLVFRGGAVDKKSRPTGVHPRSLLHEGSMDRVAMIDDDLFVTGSDNGALALWSVQKKKPVYIEPIAHGIDPPLEPEEASAEVNPDPKIVPPPTPRWITAIRTIPYSDVILTGSWDGHVRIWQLSEDKRKIEFIGVLAKPEDGEKASHEENVHGPLHGVVNDIDIFERGDRGKDGLCVVVAIGNEHRLGRWNPPAKAGRNGGFIFEIPRIQRPVVNGTNESSNGDEQDE; translated from the coding sequence ATGTCGTCCTTTTTTACGGTTCCAGGTGCacagaagaagcgcaagcgTACTGAGACGTCAGAGCAACCAAAGAAAAGAGTTGCGCCCTCAAAATCTGCTGGCAAGACAAATTCGAAGAATGCCGGCCCCACCAAAAAGCGAGTCGAGCGAGACGACGAGTCTATCTCTGGGAGCGATTCagacgatgacgagagcTACGATAGCGCCTCAGTCGCGAGCGATGTGGAAATGGAAGGCAACGAgtctgatgatgaggagggtgAGACTGCCGCTGAGCGAAGATTGCGGCTAGCAGAGCGATACCTCGAGAATGTCAAGGAGCATGTGGACGAAGCTGGTTTTGATGCTGCCGATATCGACCGAGATCTGATTGCCGAGCGACTGCAGGAGGATGTAGCAGAGGGCAAGGGTCGAGTATATCGCCAATTGGCCTCGGAATTGGGATTTGACAACGCTTCGCGCACCTTCTTTCgaagcaacaccaacaccgTCACCGCTATCGCTATATGCGCCCCCTACATTTACACCACGACGAAGGATCTATATCTACAAAAATGGAAGACCCAAGATCTCCCACAACACCAGTACCCACAGACAACCAAGCgcaagccaaagaagcccCCAGCACCTCCGAGGAAGCGACCTGAGCTGGAGGCGTGGTTAAAGGGAAATACGACAAAGtcaaaagacaaagactACCAGCGCCATACAGACCGTATTCTTGCTGTTGCAGCCTCTCCCGATGGTAAATATGTAGCTACTGGTGGCGCAGACCGGAAGCTTATTATCTACGACGCCCATGCCCTCAAGCCCATCAAGGTTTTCACACATCACAGGGACGCTGTTACTGGACTCGTCTTCCGAAGAGGAACGAACCAGCTTTACTCATGCTCCAAGGATCGCACGGTCAAGGTCTGGAGCTTAGACGAAATGGCCTACGTTGAAACGCTGTTTGGTCACCAGGACGAAATTCTCGATGTCGATGCCCTTGCGCAAGAGCGATGTGTTAGCGTTGGGGCACGGGACCGTACTGCGCGCCTCTGGAAGGTCGCTGAGGAGACGCAACTTGTCTTCCGCGGTGGTGCTGTAGACAAGAAGTCACGTCCCACGGGTGTTCACCCTCGATCTCTCCTCCACGAAGGTAGCATGGACCGTGTCGCCATGATCGACGATGATCTCTTTGTCACGGGTAGCGACAACGGCGCCCTTGCTCTATGGAGtgtgcagaagaagaagcctgtgTACATAGAGCCCATCGCACATGGTATCGACCCGCCCCTGGAGCCCGAGGAGGCATCGGCCGAGGTGAACCCAGACCCCAAGATCGTGCCACCTCCCACACCCCGCTGGATCACCGCTATCCGAACCATTCCCTACTCTGACGTTATTCTCACTGGCAGTTGGGATGGTCATGTTCGAATCTGGCAACTTAGTGAGGATAAGCGCAAGATTGAGTTCATTGGTGTCCTCGCCAAGCCTGAAGACGGAGAGAAGGCGTCCCATGAGGAGAATGTTCATGGTCCTCTTCATGGTGTTGTAAACGATATCGATATATTTGAGCGTGGTGACAGAGGCAAAGATGGTCTTTGCGTGGTTGTAGCTATCGGAAACGAACATCGACTTGGCAGATGGAACCCTCCCGCAAAGGCTGGACGCAATGGAGGTTTCATATTCGAGATTCCAAGGATACAGCGGCCAGTGGTAAACGGCACGAACGAAAGCTCGAATGGCGACGAGCAAGATGAATAA
- a CDS encoding nucleophile aminohydrolase — MEVLLGITGKDFTIIAASKAAMRGATILKASDDKTRALNKHTLLAFSGEAGDTVQFAEYIQRNAQLYSMRNESDLSPSGLAHFVRGELATSLRSRKPYNVNLLMGGVDPITGKPSLYWLDYLASLADVPYAAHGYAQYYCLSILDKHHHPDITLHQGIKILTMCTDELKRRLPIDFKGMVVKAVKADGIVDIEFDDDKVVKSA, encoded by the exons AT GGAGGTGCTTTTGGGAATCACTGGAAAGGACTTCACTATCATTGCAGCATCCAAGGCTGCGATGCGGGGCgccaccatcctcaaggcATCCGATGACAAGACCAGAGCTCTCAACAAGCACACACTTCTCGCATTCTCTGGAGAGGCCGGCGACACAG TGCAATTCGCCGAATACATTCAACGAAATGCCCAGCTCTACTCGATGCGAAACGAGTCCGATCTGTCTCCCTCTGGCCTGGCTCACTTTGTTCGTGGAGAGCTAGCCACTAGTCTGCGATCTCGAAAGCCCTACAATGTCAACCTTCTCATGGGTGGTGTTGACCCCATCACTGGCAAGCCCTCGCTCTACTGGCTCGACTATCTAGCGTCGCTAGCAGATGTTCCTTATGCTGCGCATGGATACGCACA ATACTACTGCCTGTCTATCCTCGATAAGCACCATCACCCCGATATCACGCTCCACCAGGGCATCAAGATCCTGACAATGTGCACCGACGAACTGAAGCGCCGATTACCGATCGACTTCAAGGGTATGGTAGTGAAGGCGGTCAAGGCCGATGGGATTGTCGACATAgagtttgatgatgacaaggTTGTCAAAAGTGCTTGA